TGCCGCAATGTCCGCCGCCGCCTGCCGTGCACGATTGATCTGATCGGGGTCCAGTCGCAATTTGGCCTCCATGATCCCCCTCCTCATTTGCCCTTCACCCGTGTCGATTGTTTCTTTGAGCAGCCAATCTCCGTTCCGCGTCCCGCACAACAAGTTCCGGCAGCCCCATCAACCGTGCCACCGACGTCGCCTGTCTCGGGATCTCATCACCCGGCTTGAGCGGTATCAATCGGTAGTCAATCCAGTCCCGCCAATTTTCCGGCCGATGGAACGCGGATGCGTCAGGCGGCCGTTTCCACCCCGCCGTCCGATATCCGCGGATGCCCGCCACTTCCAACACCTCGTGGTGATGCGTCACATGGACCGCCCAGTGCTCCCCGCGGGACAAATGAGCGGTTACCGCCGCAGACAATGCTGCTCCTTCCGGGGGATTGGTGCCCCTGCCCACTTCGTCCAAAAGGAGCAACCCTCCGGGGCATCGTTGCAGCAGTTTCCCCAAACGCGCCATCTCCCCGCCGAAGGTGCTCAATCCGCCTTCCGCATCCTGAGTATCACCGATGATGCCGGCGAGGAAAGGAACGAGCGGAAGCTCGCAGTTTTGGGCCGGGACGAAGAAACCGTAATGGGCCAGAGCCACGGCGACACCCAGTGTTTTCATCGCCACTGTTTTCCCACCCATGTTGGGTCCGATAATGACGGTGACCCCACGCTCCACCTCCAGATCCACCGGAGTAAATGTGTGTCCTTGTTCGGCCAGACGCTCCGCCACAACAGGGTGAACCGCCCCTTTTAACCGGATGGGACCATCCGATAAACGTGGCCTGCAACCGTTCCACCGCTCGGACAGCCACATCCTGGCCCACTGCAGGTCAAACCGTGTGACGGATGCCAGCCACTCCAGCATGACAGGCACGTCCGGACGAAACGAAGCAGCCAACCGCGCCAGAACTGCCGACTCCACTTCTCTGATCCGCTCCCCGATCCGCTCCCGCTCCGCCATCCATTCCTGTTCTTGAAGTGTGGGCTTGGCTCGGTATACGACATCAAACGGCGTTTCCCGCACGCGGGTCAATGCATCCATCGCCTCCAACTTGGCCGCTTCGGGAGAACGACGATCCACCACCCACTCACCCTCACGATTACGGCGAACGCTTGTCAACCGTTCGATCTCCCTGGCCAATGCCTCCCGGTTGTCGCGAATGTTCCGCTCACATGCCTCCCGGCGACGGCGCAAATCGGCCAACTCCGGATCAAACGCGTCATCCAACCAAAAGGTGGGTTCCAGTTTTGGACGCGGATTGAGTTTGTGCAAACACGTTTCGATCCGGCAAACGGCAT
This genomic window from Polycladomyces zharkentensis contains:
- a CDS encoding MutS-related protein; translation: MWMDETTGQALSWPEIWTRFQPITPFGQRAKRSLAPFVPGQEAAWQESLEELERLMNTARQPDWRESVEACLRHMPDVEPILHRLECGEVPGLSEWFHLKQWLWYMHRWAQCLTRQALHEWISSDAVCRIETCLHKLNPRPKLEPTFWLDDAFDPELADLRRRREACERNIRDNREALAREIERLTSVRRNREGEWVVDRRSPEAAKLEAMDALTRVRETPFDVVYRAKPTLQEQEWMAERERIGERIREVESAVLARLAASFRPDVPVMLEWLASVTRFDLQWARMWLSERWNGCRPRLSDGPIRLKGAVHPVVAERLAEQGHTFTPVDLEVERGVTVIIGPNMGGKTVAMKTLGVAVALAHYGFFVPAQNCELPLVPFLAGIIGDTQDAEGGLSTFGGEMARLGKLLQRCPGGLLLLDEVGRGTNPPEGAALSAAVTAHLSRGEHWAVHVTHHHEVLEVAGIRGYRTAGWKRPPDASAFHRPENWRDWIDYRLIPLKPGDEIPRQATSVARLMGLPELVVRDAERRLAAQRNNRHG